From the genome of Pirellulales bacterium:
CCAACCGCCCGGCCCCGGATTGCCGCTGCACGCGCCGTCGGTGTAGAGCAGCACATGGGGAAGATCGGTTTGTGGATTCGGCATTTAGCTTCCCGATTCACCAAGCCGCCGTCGTAGTTCGGCCAACTCCTGGCGAAGCTGCTCGTTTTCGGCGGCGATGCGATCGCGTTCGGCCAAGATACGAGCGCGCTCGGCGACGGCGACGTCGCGTTCAGCCGATGCTAAAGCCAGCAACTCCAACGCTGGCGGCAGTAACTGCCCAATGACCGGATCGTAGACCCGCAGGTCCTCGCCCTGTGCTTCGAAGTGCAGGCCGGTGGCCTCGCTGACCAGTCGCCCATCGAGCGGTTCCAGCGCGACGTATTTGCCGTTATCGAGCCGATAGCCTTGCAGTTTCGGGTCGAGGTACTCGCCCCGCGGATCGAAGAGCAGATATTCTCTAACGCCGAGAACGTTCTGGTAGAGCCGCTTTTTCTTGCCGAGGTCCTCCGCCTTGGTGCTCTTACTGGTCAACTCGATGATCAAGTCGGGAGCGGCTTCTTCCCACACCAGATAATAGTCGCGCTGCTTCTCCTTTGCCACGCCGCGAACGAAAAAAACGTCGGGAGCGACGTGCTTTCGCTTATCGCCGGGAACGTAGTACATCAGCATATTGCCCGACACATAAACCATTGGCTCATCGGTAAAGTAGCGGTCAAGCACATCGATCAGGTCGAAAAGATTGCGACGATGGACCGGAGTTTCAGCCACAGGACGGCCATCTCCACTAGGATAGATCGTGTGGTCGACCGTGCCCGGCGATTGCGGCGTAGGTGTAAGGTGCATTTTCGCTCTCTCGACGGCGACGCGGACAGGTGCTCTCTGCATAAAAGTGTATCCCGCGGAAGTGCATCGCGACAAGCTACTTTTCGAGCGACTGTTGTGCATCTCAATCAGAAATCGGCGACCGACGTTAGCGACCGGGACTCGATCAATTCCGCACTTTGACGTAGATCGTCACTTTTTGTCCCGCGACATCGACCGTTGTCGGCTCTTCGGCGGCCAGTGCCGAATTTCGGATCGCAACGGCGAGTGTCTCTGATCGGATGTAGTCGCCGAAACCGTCGATGGCCCTGCGGACGTCAGCAGAATCCGTCACGATGCTCAGCATGATCCGGTCGGTAAACTGACAGTTCTTCTCCTTCCGTAGGTTCTGCACGGCATGAACCAGCTCGCGGGCCACGCCTTCGATCAGCAAATCGTCCGTCAACTCCGTCGAGACCACCACGACGGCCCGCGTGCCCTGCGCGGCGGCCCAGCCGGGCTTGGCCTGCAAACGCACTTGAATATCACTCGAGTCGAGCGTCACCGGGCCATCCGCCATATCGAGCGTGACTTGCCCCTCGGCTTCGAGCCTGGCGAGCAGTGCCGCCGCGTCGGCCGCCGCGAGGGCCTGCTTTAGTGCCGGCAACCGTTTGCCGAGCCGCGGCCCCAGCCGCTTCAAGTCGGGCAACACCGTGTAGGTGATGTATTGATCGGCCCGCGGAATGAACTCCACCTGCTTCACGTTCAGCTCTTCGCGAATCAGGCCGGTATGCGCTTCCAGCCAGGCCTGATATTGCGGATGTACCAGCACCACCTCCACCTTGGCCAAGGGCTGACGTACCTTCAGCTTCGCTCCCATGCGAGCACTGCGGCCCAGCGAAACAATCTCCCGCACCAACTCCATCTGCTCCGAAAGGGCTTCATCGACCAGCGTCTGATCGCCGGCCGGATAGTCGCACAGGTGTACGCTTTCCAAGGCCCGGCCGGTCGCTTCGACCGCCAGATTCTGCCACAGCGTTTCGGCCAGAAACGGCACGAAGGGGGCGATCAGCTTGGTCGTCGTCAGCAGGCATTCGTAAAGCGTCCAGTAGGCGTCGAGCTTATCGACGGTGTGCTCGCCGCTCCAGTAGCGGTCGCGGCTGCGGCGCACGTACCAGTTGCTCAAGGCGTCGACAAAGGCGGTGATCCGGCCGCAGGCGGTGAAGTTGTCGTAGGCGTCCATCCGCTCGGTCACCGCCAGCGCGGTGCGATTCAACTCGCTGAGAATCCAGCGGTCGAGCTCGTTGCGCTCAGAAACCGGCCGATAGCCCTTGCCGGTTGAGAGTGCGCCCGCGTTGAGTTGGCTAATATCTCCGGAGAGTGACTCGCCTGGATCGAACTTGTCGATGTTGGCGTAAATCACGAAAAAGCTGTAGACGTTCCAGAGCCGCAGCAGAAACTCGGGGATGCTGTCTTTGATGGCCTGCTCGTTGTAACGGATGGAGGTCCACGGGGCCTGGTTGGCGAAGAAATACCAGCGCAGAGCGTCGGCCCCGTAGCGGTCGAAGATTTCTCGCGGCTCGCGGTAGTTCCGCTTGCTTTTGGACATCTTTTGCCCGTCTTCGCCCAGCATCAAACCGAGCACGATGCAGTTGCGGAACGGATGCGGGTACTCGCGCTTCGGCGCGGCCGGATCGCGGCTGTCGGCGCGGCCGAACAAGAGCGTGCTGATGGCGAGCTGGCTGTAGAACCAGCCCCGCGTCTGGTCGAGCGCCTCGCTGATGAAGTCGGCCGGAAATTGTGAGGCGAATCGTTCTTGGCCCTGGTGCGGATAGCCCCACTGGGCAAACGGCATCGCGCCTGAATCGTACCAGCAGTCGATCACCTCGCTCACCCTCCGCATGCGCTTGCCCGGCGCTCGCGGCGAGTCGTAGGTGACGGCGTCGATATACGGCTTATGGACCTTCAAGTCGTCGGGCAAGCTGGGCTTGGCCCGCTTGGCCGCTTGCCAGACTTCCGTGCCGCTCACGCCGGGCTTGGCCAGCAGCTCGGCATAACTGGCCACCGCCTCACTATGGCCGGTCTCTTCGCAGACCCAGATCGGCAGCGGCGTGCCCCAGTAGCGTTCGCGCGACAGCGCCCAGTCGACGTTCGTCTCCAGAAAGTTGCCGAAACGTCCGTCGCGAATATGTTCGGGCAGCCAGTTGATCTGGCGGTTGTTGGCCAGCATCTCGTCTTTGAAACGGCTGGTGCGGATAAACCAGCTTCGCCGCGGATACTGGATGAGCGGATCTTCGTCCGCCCTCCAGCAGAACGGATATTCGTGCAGGTACTGCTCCTGGTGATAGAGCAGGCCGCGGCGGCGCAGCTCACGGGCGATGTCTTTGTCGGCCTCTTTGACCCAGCGGCCTTCATAATCGGGCGCTTCGGCGGTGAACTTGCCGTCGGGCGCCACGGCGCAGATCAGCTCCGGCCCTCGCCCCGGTTCGAACCGCTCGATCTCGCGTGCCAGCACCTCGAAGTCAACCTCACCGAAGGCCGGCGCCTGGTGAACCACGCCCGTGCCGCTATCGACCGTCACGAAGTCGGCCGGCACAACGCGCCAGGCGATATGCTGCCAACCGCCCGTCTTGAGCTGTCCTTCGACTTCGCCCAGCGAGCGATAGTAATAATCCAAGGGCGGCACATAGCGTCGGCCGATCAACTCGCGCCCGGAGAGCGTCTTTTCAACCGTCAACTCTCGTCCGACTTTGGCCGCGATCGTTTCGACAAGCGCCGAGGCGACGATCAACTTGCCGCCGTGCGGATCTTCGCCGTCGGCCACCAGGGAGTATTCTAATTCTGGGCGTACGGCGGCGAACTGGTTGCTGGGCAGGGTCCACGGCGTGGTGGTCCAAACCAGTAGGGACGTACCGGGCTCATCGACCAGCGGAAAACGCACGTAAACGCTGGGATCAGCCACCTCGCGATAGCCCTGGCCGACCTCGCCGGAGCTGAGGGCGGTGCCGCCTTGTGCCCACCACCACACGATCTTGTGCCCTTGATAGAGCAGCCCGCGGTCGAACAGATTCTTCAGCGACCACCAAACGCTTTCCACGTAACTTTGGTGATACGTGACGTAGGCTTCGTCGAGCTTGATCCAAAAGCCGATCCGCTCGGTCAGCCGTTCCCACTCCTGCATGTAGCGCCAGACGCTTTCCTGGCAGCGATGGATGAACGGCTCGACCCCGTAGGCTTCGATTTCTTCCTTGGAATGGATGCCGAGTTCTTTGCAGACCTCGACTTCGACCGGCAGCCCGTGCGTATCCCAGCCGGCTTTGCGTTCGCAGCGGTAGCCGCGCATGGTGCGGTAGCGCGGGAAGAGATCCTTGATGGCCCGCGTCAGGCAGTGGCCGGGGTGCGGCATGCCGTTGGCCGTGGGCGGACCCTCGAAAAACACGAACGGCGGCGAATTGGCCCGCCGCGCCAGCGATTGATCGTAAATCCGCCGCTCGTTCCAGAAGCGGATGATTTCGGTTTCGATTGCGGGAAAACGAGGGTTGGCTTCGACGGGACGAAACATGGCCTACTGGGCGGGTCGATGATGAACGAAACCGCAAGTAGACCGCGCAGGCCCCGAATTTTCAACGCCGGTGCAACTCAAGCCAACGCCTGCCATCCATCAATCGACGACTGACAGGACACTACGCCTCCGCCTTCGGCGATTTGCCTCCGGCCTTGGCCCTCTGCGTCCGTTCGTTTTTGAGACGCCGCTTGATCTTCTTACGACGGTTGACCGTCGAACGATTCGCACCCATGCAGTTGCTCCTGTTCGTAAGGTGGGACCAGCGAGCTTGCGAGCGCTGGCCCACCGTAATCAATATCGCCAACGGTGGGCCGGCGCTCGCAAGCTCGCTGGTCCCACCCTACGACCTTATACTTATAGCAGCCCCAGCAATCGCTCTCGCTCATCGCGCTCGCGCACTTCGTCGATCAACAGCATCTCGCGTTGGTTGTGATCGTTGATCTCTTCCAGCAGGTGGCTCAGACAGGTGCAAACTTCACCTACCGTCAGATAATCGGTCGGCGACGCTTGCTCCAGCCGGTCGACCGCCACTCGCAGTCGCCTGCGAAACTCGTCGTGTTCCCGTCGCAACGCGGCGATCTGGCCGCGCAGGTCCGGGTAACGGCGACTTTCGATGGTAGGAAGATAACCTTCACGCTCCTCCAACTCAAGAATGTGTTCCAGATGGCGATGGAACGAGTTGGCGATGAAGCGCAGGCTGGGCAGCCGGCTGGAACAATCTTGCGTGCGCAAGGCCCAGTCGATCGTCGTCCGCAGCGCCTCGGCGATGTGCCTGAGCAGTTCGTGCTCGAAAAGCGCCTGCTGTTCGGTAGCCGTGCGATCCATGATGATCGCCTCCTTTCGCTAATCCACTTCTACCATTGTATGCCCGCGCGGAAACCGCTGCCAGTGTCAATCCGACGGATACGGCACCGGCTCGCCATTGAGCTCCGCCAACGCGTTCTGGGCGGCCCGCTGCTCGGCTTCTTTCTTGTTGCGGCCCCAGGCGGCGGGAAAACGGGTCCGGCCCACCTGCGCCGCCATTTTGAAGCATTTGCTGTGGTCGGGTCCCTTCTCGTCCAGCAGGGCGTAGGTGGGCGTCTGGCCGCGCTCGCGCTGGGAAAGCTGTTGCAACAGCGACTTGTAGTTGCCCGAATGGTCGCCCCCGGCGGTCAGCTCGATTTCGGGAGCCATATAGGTTTCGATGAAGGCCCGCGACGCTTCGTTGCCGCCGTCCAGATAGATGGCCGCGATCAGCGATTCGAACACATCGGCCAACAGCGAGGGCGGCACCGTGGGGTGCGTCGTCATTCCCTTGCCCAGCACCAGGAATTTTTCCAGTCCCAAGGCCTCGCTCAGCTTGGTGCAGGTCTGCCGGCTGACCACGACCGATTTGATCTTGGTCAGATCGCCTTCGAGGTATTCGGGATACTGCCGGTAGAGAATTTCGCAGACCACGGCGCCCATGATGGCGTCGCCCAGAAACTCCAACCGCTCGTTCGATCGCAGGCGGTGCGAGGCGCCCGAGGCGTGCGTCAGCGCGGCGCGCAGCAGTTCCTTGTCCTTAAAGACATAGCCGATGCGGCGTTCGAGCCGCTCGTAATCTTCTTTCCGGTCGGGCGGAGAATCGGGTTCGGCGGTACGGCTCATGCACAGCTTCCTCGGCGGAAGAGCCCCAGACCATTATGCGTAAGTCTAGTCGGCAACGGCACTTTTTGCAACACAAGGTCTTGAACCTAAGACCTAAGACCCAAAACCAAGGACCCGAAACGCAAAGGTCTTGGGTCTTAGGTATTTTTTAGCAAGAATCTGCCCCCGTACGGTAACATTCTTTCGTGCAGGCAGATTCTACGACAGCGAAGGAGGAAGTTTCCATGCAACACATTCGTTCCCATGCCGGACGCGGCGCAAT
Proteins encoded in this window:
- a CDS encoding Uma2 family endonuclease, producing the protein MHLTPTPQSPGTVDHTIYPSGDGRPVAETPVHRRNLFDLIDVLDRYFTDEPMVYVSGNMLMYYVPGDKRKHVAPDVFFVRGVAKEKQRDYYLVWEEAAPDLIIELTSKSTKAEDLGKKKRLYQNVLGVREYLLFDPRGEYLDPKLQGYRLDNGKYVALEPLDGRLVSEATGLHFEAQGEDLRVYDPVIGQLLPPALELLALASAERDVAVAERARILAERDRIAAENEQLRQELAELRRRLGESGS
- the ileS gene encoding isoleucine--tRNA ligase; the protein is MFRPVEANPRFPAIETEIIRFWNERRIYDQSLARRANSPPFVFFEGPPTANGMPHPGHCLTRAIKDLFPRYRTMRGYRCERKAGWDTHGLPVEVEVCKELGIHSKEEIEAYGVEPFIHRCQESVWRYMQEWERLTERIGFWIKLDEAYVTYHQSYVESVWWSLKNLFDRGLLYQGHKIVWWWAQGGTALSSGEVGQGYREVADPSVYVRFPLVDEPGTSLLVWTTTPWTLPSNQFAAVRPELEYSLVADGEDPHGGKLIVASALVETIAAKVGRELTVEKTLSGRELIGRRYVPPLDYYYRSLGEVEGQLKTGGWQHIAWRVVPADFVTVDSGTGVVHQAPAFGEVDFEVLAREIERFEPGRGPELICAVAPDGKFTAEAPDYEGRWVKEADKDIARELRRRGLLYHQEQYLHEYPFCWRADEDPLIQYPRRSWFIRTSRFKDEMLANNRQINWLPEHIRDGRFGNFLETNVDWALSRERYWGTPLPIWVCEETGHSEAVASYAELLAKPGVSGTEVWQAAKRAKPSLPDDLKVHKPYIDAVTYDSPRAPGKRMRRVSEVIDCWYDSGAMPFAQWGYPHQGQERFASQFPADFISEALDQTRGWFYSQLAISTLLFGRADSRDPAAPKREYPHPFRNCIVLGLMLGEDGQKMSKSKRNYREPREIFDRYGADALRWYFFANQAPWTSIRYNEQAIKDSIPEFLLRLWNVYSFFVIYANIDKFDPGESLSGDISQLNAGALSTGKGYRPVSERNELDRWILSELNRTALAVTERMDAYDNFTACGRITAFVDALSNWYVRRSRDRYWSGEHTVDKLDAYWTLYECLLTTTKLIAPFVPFLAETLWQNLAVEATGRALESVHLCDYPAGDQTLVDEALSEQMELVREIVSLGRSARMGAKLKVRQPLAKVEVVLVHPQYQAWLEAHTGLIREELNVKQVEFIPRADQYITYTVLPDLKRLGPRLGKRLPALKQALAAADAAALLARLEAEGQVTLDMADGPVTLDSSDIQVRLQAKPGWAAAQGTRAVVVVSTELTDDLLIEGVARELVHAVQNLRKEKNCQFTDRIMLSIVTDSADVRRAIDGFGDYIRSETLAVAIRNSALAAEEPTTVDVAGQKVTIYVKVRN
- a CDS encoding hemerythrin domain-containing protein produces the protein MDRTATEQQALFEHELLRHIAEALRTTIDWALRTQDCSSRLPSLRFIANSFHRHLEHILELEEREGYLPTIESRRYPDLRGQIAALRREHDEFRRRLRVAVDRLEQASPTDYLTVGEVCTCLSHLLEEINDHNQREMLLIDEVRERDERERLLGLL
- the rnc gene encoding ribonuclease III; the encoded protein is MSRTAEPDSPPDRKEDYERLERRIGYVFKDKELLRAALTHASGASHRLRSNERLEFLGDAIMGAVVCEILYRQYPEYLEGDLTKIKSVVVSRQTCTKLSEALGLEKFLVLGKGMTTHPTVPPSLLADVFESLIAAIYLDGGNEASRAFIETYMAPEIELTAGGDHSGNYKSLLQQLSQRERGQTPTYALLDEKGPDHSKCFKMAAQVGRTRFPAAWGRNKKEAEQRAAQNALAELNGEPVPYPSD